A genomic region of Betaproteobacteria bacterium contains the following coding sequences:
- a CDS encoding transglutaminase family protein: MRFNPQEIADSRVRLAYSVELQYEVAGPAEFLLNVHAAQTPHQSVAEESFRLSPEREVTVDTDPVTGNRIASFDALPGSLVARYSAAVDIFHRMVDPDSVVPDGPASLPVTALKFLHPSRYCQADLVQQRAWDMFGHLPRGYAQVCEVRDWVRENVRFQVGVSNPRTSAVDTLREGVGICRDFAHTMIALCRALNYPARFVTGVDYGADPDLGPPDFHAYVEVYIGGWFLFDPTGISPVTGLLRIGTGRDAADVSFATIFGPVGTGMPRVQVSAVDDAVQGFRVPTPTDLAVSTATEVEA; encoded by the coding sequence ATGCGCTTCAATCCCCAGGAAATCGCGGACAGCCGCGTCCGCCTCGCCTACAGCGTCGAACTGCAGTACGAAGTTGCGGGACCAGCGGAGTTTCTGCTGAACGTCCATGCCGCGCAGACGCCTCACCAGAGCGTCGCGGAAGAGTCGTTCCGCCTGTCACCAGAGCGGGAGGTCACCGTGGATACGGATCCGGTCACGGGTAACCGTATCGCTTCGTTCGACGCCCTGCCGGGCAGCCTCGTCGCGCGTTATTCGGCGGCGGTCGACATCTTCCACCGCATGGTGGATCCGGACTCCGTCGTCCCCGACGGCCCGGCCTCCCTGCCGGTCACTGCGCTCAAGTTCCTGCACCCCAGTCGCTACTGCCAGGCGGACCTCGTCCAGCAGCGCGCATGGGACATGTTCGGCCATCTGCCGCGCGGCTATGCGCAGGTGTGCGAGGTGCGCGACTGGGTGCGCGAGAACGTGCGCTTCCAGGTGGGCGTGTCCAACCCCCGCACCTCTGCGGTGGACACCCTGCGCGAGGGCGTAGGCATATGCCGCGACTTCGCTCACACGATGATCGCGTTGTGCCGGGCACTCAACTATCCGGCCCGTTTCGTCACCGGCGTGGACTACGGCGCCGATCCTGATCTCGGCCCGCCGGATTTCCACGCGTATGTCGAGGTCTACATCGGCGGCTGGTTCCTGTTCGATCCCACCGGGATCTCGCCCGTCACCGGACTGCTGCGCATCGGCACCGGGCGGGATGCGGCAGACGTTTCGTTCGCGACGATCTTCGGGCCGGTCGGAACGGGGATGCCCCGTGTCCAGGTCAGCGCGGTCGACGACGCCGTTCAGGGCTTCCGCGTACCGACTCCAACGGACCTTGCCGTATCCACTGCCACCGAGGTCGAAGCGTAG
- a CDS encoding YeeE/YedE family protein, with protein MNILGALLSGSIFGLGLVVAGMANPAKVLGFLDLAGDWDPSLALVMVGAIAVGALAFAIARGRTRSLSGSPMQLPTARRIDLRLIGGSALFGVGWGLAGICPGPALVLIGAGAAKGWIFLGAMLAGMLLFQVLERRSAALPAAAAAGGRSD; from the coding sequence GTGAATATTCTGGGTGCGCTGCTCTCGGGATCGATCTTCGGGCTTGGGCTGGTCGTCGCCGGCATGGCGAATCCGGCGAAGGTGCTGGGCTTCCTCGATCTCGCCGGCGACTGGGACCCGTCGCTGGCGCTGGTCATGGTCGGTGCGATTGCAGTGGGCGCATTGGCCTTTGCCATCGCCAGGGGGAGAACGAGATCCTTGTCCGGATCTCCGATGCAGCTGCCCACGGCCCGCCGGATCGACCTTCGGCTGATCGGCGGCAGCGCGCTGTTCGGCGTGGGGTGGGGCCTGGCCGGAATCTGTCCCGGTCCGGCGCTGGTGCTCATCGGCGCCGGTGCCGCGAAGGGCTGGATATTCCTCGGCGCGATGCTGGCCGGGATGCTGCTCTTCCAGGTCCTGGAACGTCGATCTGCAGCGCTGCCTGCCGCCGCCGCGGCCGGTGGTCGCTCCGATTAG
- a CDS encoding YeeE/YedE family protein, which translates to MTIDWTHFTALSALIGGVLIGLAAATLVLVNGRIAGVSGILGGLLQPKRQDTAWRAAFVAGLIAAPILYRLFAALPDIRIDAEWPTLVLAGLLVGVGTRYGSGCTSGHAVCGVSRLSPRSLLATLTFMATGFATVYLVRHVLAG; encoded by the coding sequence ATGACTATCGACTGGACTCATTTCACGGCGCTGTCGGCGCTCATCGGCGGCGTGCTCATCGGGCTCGCGGCTGCAACGCTCGTGCTCGTCAACGGCCGCATTGCCGGCGTGAGCGGCATCCTCGGCGGTTTGCTGCAGCCCAAGCGACAGGACACGGCCTGGCGTGCCGCCTTCGTCGCCGGGCTGATCGCCGCCCCCATCCTCTATCGGCTATTCGCCGCGCTGCCGGATATCCGCATCGACGCGGAATGGCCGACGCTGGTGCTGGCAGGTCTGCTGGTCGGCGTGGGCACCCGCTACGGCTCCGGCTGCACCAGCGGCCATGCGGTCTGCGGTGTGTCCCGATTGTCGCCGCGCTCGCTGCTCGCGACGCTCACCTTCATGGCGACCGGTTTCGCAACGGTTTATCTCGTACGCCATGTCCTCGCGGGGTGA